TCATCGCCCGGGTCGACGCCGTGTCGCTGGACGACGTGGCCACCGTCGCCAAGGACCTGCTGCGGCCCGAGGGGCGGATCCTGACCGCCATCGGCCCGTTCACCGAAAAAGAGTTCGCAGGTTGGGACCGGTCGTGATCAAGGTCGGGGTGCTCGGCGCCAACGGGCGGATGGGCCGGGAGGTCTGCGCCGCGGTCGAGGCGACCGACGACCTGGAGCTGACCGAAGAAGTCGACGTAGACCTGTCGAGCCTGGAGGCGCTGGTCGAGAACGGCGTTCAGGTGGCGGTCGACTTCACGAACGCCGAGGGTGCCGCCGAGAACATCCCGTGGTGCATGAAGAACGGCATCCACATCGTGGTCGGGGCCTCGGGGATACCGGCTTCGGTGATCGCCGAGATCGAAGACCTGGCTCCGAAGTGCGAGGGGAACGTGCTGATCGCCCCCAACTTCGCCATCGGCGCGGTGCTGGCGATGAAGTTCGCCGAGATGGCGGCCGCCTGGATGCCGGACGCCGAGATCATCGAGCTCCACCACAGCGGCAAGATGGACTCCCCGTCGGGGACCGCCCTGCAGACGGCCGACGTGATCCTCAAGGGCCGCCGTCAGGCGCCGGCCGACAGGCCCGGCACCCTGAAGGAGAACATCCCGGGCGCCAGGGGGTCTAAGCGGGAGGACGTGCACATCCACAGCGTCCGACTGCCGGGCCTGGTGGCGCACCAGGAGGTCCTGTTCGGGGGGCCGGGTCAGCTGCTGACGATCCGGCACGACTCGATCGACCGCAAGTCGTTTATGCCCGGAGTCATCGTCGGCATCCGGGAAATATCGAAGCACCCGGGCCTGACTGTGGGGCTGGAGCACTACCTGGGGCTTTAGCTCTAGGCCGGG
This genomic window from Actinomycetota bacterium contains:
- the dapB gene encoding 4-hydroxy-tetrahydrodipicolinate reductase, translating into MGPVVIKVGVLGANGRMGREVCAAVEATDDLELTEEVDVDLSSLEALVENGVQVAVDFTNAEGAAENIPWCMKNGIHIVVGASGIPASVIAEIEDLAPKCEGNVLIAPNFAIGAVLAMKFAEMAAAWMPDAEIIELHHSGKMDSPSGTALQTADVILKGRRQAPADRPGTLKENIPGARGSKREDVHIHSVRLPGLVAHQEVLFGGPGQLLTIRHDSIDRKSFMPGVIVGIREISKHPGLTVGLEHYLGL